AATTGTTCCACAAAGAGATCAGTAACCCGAAAAGGAAAGGAAGACAAATCACAAACAGAACCAAATAGCTAAATCAGTTTTTAGCTCTCCGGCAATGACGCCAAAAATTGATGCCGCCCAAATTCACACCACCAATTGGGATTGTGAAGCGGACGATGCAATTATAATTATCCAATGTGAGATGGGGTCGATTATACGGAGAGCTTATATTGGATTAGGTATATATCTAGACTAAGTGTATGACGTGCCCAAAATGCACTTCTACATATTTGGTTGGTTCTTTCTACTTCTAATTTTTATGCTAAGGTTTGTAAATGAAAAGTTAGAGAACGATATTTTTGGTTTGTTGTTTTCCAAGTTTATAAaagatctagggtcgtgacttccacctaggtggttactAACGGATTGTGGGCTTTAGGGAAAGTTTAATTGGTCAGGGTGTAATAAAGCAATCACACGCAATTATCCACTCGATACCTTTTGGTAGTTAgagtggttttgcccaatttggctttttTAAGTTCAAATGGGTAATTCACAAAACAAGTGATAGGTGCTCAAGttgggtcttactatctctagattcacccctttaattggggctatcaatttcttgagttcaccccaatttcttgttagccaagttttcctagacttagtctctctttctcaagtagagactaagtcaattaggcaagaatcaatgtttgcaaccattaattcttaaattcaagcaagaactagaCTAAGTATCACTCACCCAATTACAAACAAGTCCTAAATTAGACACCTATTAGgtacactagggttgggtcacaaccctaactAAGAAATTACTACTCATAGAGAAAATTTAAGAAactaaagaagaaaataagattAAACTCATAATAGATGATAAAGGGTAGAAAATCCAATGTTAAAATGacaaactattacaaagttacccaaagcagtaaaggaaaaacGGCTATCTATTTTCTGGTTTCAAACTTGGCATAGTTTTGACAAAAAGACTATTTATACACAGATGAAATTATTGGACAAAATTGCCCTTACGGatgttctgcggccgcacaattctgtgtgcggtccgcactttgaaACTGGCAGGACAGGATGGACTTCTCcggccgcacaattctgggttgcggccgcacttctttagAATCGTGGAACACACATTTCTGAGTACGATCGCACCCTTGAACTTGAGCTTGACATGAGAGACTTCTACGGACCGCACGTTTTTTAGTGCGGCTGCACAAtaatagtgcggtccgcacttcttcTGGATCCAGACTCCCATCTCTCTGAACCGcatcttctgcggccgcacaacaatTTTGTGGTCCGCACTTTGCAAAGGAAATCTGACAGAGGTTCTTCATGGTCTGCAGCCGCACTCAatattgtgcggtctgcactttgCTCTTGTTGCTTTGTTTTAGTCCTTGtccaaaattactccttcttgagttgatttttaTCTCTTTGACTCATATTCCAACACTCCTGCAAGGAAGCAAATTTCATCAGTTTTCGGAAATACCTTTAAGCAATTTTGAGCTAAAGCAAAAGTAAAAGagtgcaaataagtagtcaaaatccctacttatcataAACCTCCAttaattttcctatttgttctttgaacatcCGATTTACTAGGCATTGATAAGTAGCACCGGCGCTTTTTAGTCTGAATGGCATTACGTTATAGAAGTAGGTACCGTACTTAATGATGAAGGACGTTTTTTCCTGATCGTCCGGGTCCATCCAAATTcagttgtacccggaataggcatcgagaaaactgagtATCTCATGGCCGGTCGTCGCattgatcatgcgatcgatgtcgGGCAAGAAAATATTCCTTCAGGCACGCCTTATTCAAATCTTTATAATCGACACACATTCTTAATTATTCCCTTTTTTAGGGAGTGCCAtacgtttgctaaccaatccGGTTATTTAACCTCCTAAATGgaacctattttaaggagtttagatacctcgtcgTTGATGAAGGCATGCTTGATTTAGGATGGAGGTCTCCTTTTTTGTTTGACTGGATGAAACTTCGGGTCCAGGCTCAGCTTGTGAGTGGTTATTTTTGGTGGGATCCTTGTCATATCAAGGTGGGACCAAGTGAAACAATCTATGTTATCTATAAGAAATTAAATATGTTTTCTCCTGAACTCGGGGCTTAACCccatgcccaggtatacctttcgatcgggcaaATGGTCGATCAATATGAGCTCCAGCTCCTTGATCGTCAATTTAGTAGCATCGGAGTTATCGGGGGCTATAAAAGACCTGGGAACCCTGTAGTCATTGTCTTCATCGGTCTCCTGTTTCTCCGGTTGGGTCAGGGTCGGTGTTGGTAATTATTATTTGGCTTCTTCCTTGGGGACCGAACCTGGACTTTTTACCATTGTAAGTACGGATATCGGGATCACCTCTTCAACCGTGAACATTTCCTTTGCGGCTGGTTGTTCTCCGTAGATTGCTTTAATCCCTCCTGGCATTGGGAATTTCAACACTTGGTGTAGAGTcgagggtactgccctcatattgtggatccatggcctcccaAACAGAGCGTTgtacctcatatctccttcgatTACATAGAACTTGGCTTCCTGGATGGTCTCGATGACGTTCACTGGTAATTTTATCTCCCCTTTAGTGGTTTCatatgccatgttgaatccgtttagaACTCGTATTGTAGGCACGATTTGATCTTATATACCGAGctgttctacgaccctcgatctgatgatgttggccgagctacctggatcaattaacacaggCTTAACTagagatttatttatgagtacagatattaccagtgtATTATTGAAGGACTGCATGATCCCTTCCGCATCCTCGTCATTGAAAGACAAGGTTCCTTCTGGTACGTAACCTCAAGTCcgtttttcccttgtgatggatactttggtgcgCTTTAACATCGGCTCCTGGGGAACATCGACCCTACTGATGATCATGTAAATGACGTGCTGAAGTTCTTCCTGCTCGGTCTATTTATTAGAATCTCAATTcctgaaatgattcttggctcgatcGCTCAAGAATTCCGGAGATGCTTGTTGTTGAATAGAAGGGCTACTTCCTCTCTTAATCGTCGGCAATCCTCTATTCTatggccatgagtgccatgatatCTGCACATTAGGTTAGGATCCTTTGGGCTGGATCGCACTGTAGAGGTCGAGGCCATTTGGAGTCTTAGATACGTGCGATGGCAGATACAATGGCGGTGGCGGCAACGTTAAAGTTGTACTCCGATAACCTCGGCGCTTCCTTAGGCCCGATAGGCCTATCGAAACTgtttttgctcatgagtccccagTTGTTTTGACCTCGATCACTCTTCCTTGCACTTCTCACAGGGTTTCGCCCAGACCCACTACCTCTTCGGTCTCTATTACATGGTGATAACTAgagattctagtctattttatactcctttttgcttgagttttggactaaaaatatatacaagtaatcccgaaagcttacatgttgtgcttgtttgcagggtttggtcaaaaaagtgacaagtagtcaaaaccagctcaaaaaggagtgaaacatgcacaagtaccaagaacaagtcaaggcaCTGTTGCAACATAAAATCCACTGCAGCCGCAACAGACCCACCGCGGCCGCAGACCATTTAGTGCGTTCCGTGGTGGATGAGTTCAGAGAGGTGCACTTTTGGAGCTTAAAGCAGTGCGGTCCGTGGAGGATTTctcgcggccgcaatccattttatgcggtccgcagagagGGGATTTAGAGCGTTAGGAGTTTGGACAATTGAAGCCAACGCGCTCCGCggagcattttgtgcggaccgtagtgaAGCCACCGCAGTCAGGGAGCATTTTATGTGGCCCGTGGTGACCAGATTCAGAGAGTGAAAAGTAAAGCCAAAAAGTCTCATCGCGGCCGCAGTGCATTTTCCGCggtccagaaaattcggccttgtataaatactttcttttcacatttttagggcatcagTTAGAATCTAGAGCACATGAATGGCGGTTTtgttccattttgagtaatttgtagctagtttaacactgaatcttcaatttcttagtttttaatcaaattatatgggttattcttcatttatttatctgttttcttccattattatgagtagttagacccattagctagggttgtggctcaaccttagtgtgggtatttgatgggtcttttgttttaaggcttagatgtttatgggtagttgatatttggacggatttgtgttttccatgttgaattagtggttgcaaatactaatttgtgcctatttgacttgggctcttcttgagaaagagagcttgagtctaggaaaatcagtccaacaaggaattggggtgtaatcaagagattgatagccccaattaaacggttaaacctagagatagtaatacccgacttgagcctatattgcttgcacaattttgacactcaattggtcttgagaaagtcaattagggcaaagtcactcaagctaccgagaggtataaagtgagcaatctcgtgcattggctatatcgcaatccccaacataacaactttgccttaagctttagatcccgtcaagtattaacctaggagaaagtcacttccctagtgcctttttaaccatttagaaaaccttacaagcattcactcttagtttaatttagcatctcattagtataaaattagaagtaacaaacgaacaattatgattggaagtgtaattaaaaGCACTATGCAcagctagtttagataggaatccaaatcccaatcattctagctccctgtggattcgatcccgaccttctcaagtaaaagctgcatcgactgCTCTTGCCACTCCGTactggtgtagggttggacccgagcACATGGTCGATACCGATCCCTGTCCGATCTTGGTTCACAATCAATGTCTCTCTTTACTCTATCGACGGCTCTAACTAGATAAACGACCCAAAAGGGGCCCCAAGTTGATCATCTTCAACCCTAATTTTTGACTGATACCGGTTATGCATGCCAACCCAAGTAACAGCCGGATACTCCACCAAATTTTGTTTCAACTGTTGTGAAGCCAACGAGCTTTGAACATTGAGTCCCTGGGTGAAGGTATGAATGTCCCAATCATCCGCGACCGGAGGCAGGTCGAtcctttccatttgaaatcgggatacgaattctctaagcatctcattatccttctgttttactttgaaaaggtctgacttccTGGTCTTTACCTTGATAGCCCCGACATGTTCTTTCATGAAGGAATCTGCAAACATAGCaaacgagtcaatagaattaggaggcaggttgtgataccatatcataacTCCATTTGACAGAGTTTCCCCAAACATTTTCAGCAGGACAGAatcgatctcatcatcctccaagtcGTTCGCTTTGATGGCGCATTTGTAGGAGGTCACATGCTCATTTGGGTTGGTCGTACCATTGTACTTAGGAATCTTGGGCATGCAGAACTTCTTAGGAATTGGCTTCAGAGTTGCGCTCGGAGGAAAAGGTTTTTGGACAAACTTCTTGGACACTAGACCCTTTAATATTGATGGTGCTcctggaatttggtcgaccctggagttataggtttccacctttttgtcattgaaTTTGATTTTCTTCTATCCAGATTCTATCCGTTTTgtcagttcctcgagcatctttatgatctCTGGGTTGGTCCTCTATTCAATTTCATTCGGCCTTTCCGTGATCGGTTCATTTCTGTGGGTGACTCCCCGGGATGGCTTGGGCTCAATTCTGCTCGGGGTGTGGCTTTGGTTCTGGAGCTGGGCTAGTGTTGTCTGTTGAGCctgtaacatttcgaagatcactCGCAAGTTGATCCCATCATCTTCCCCGTCGTGCGTATTTTGTGCAACCGATCGGACTTCTTTGCGGATGTTGTTCTCAGGATCGGTAGGTAAATTTGCATTGAAGGCCACATGCGAGCTAGCGTCGATCGGGTTTGCAACTGAAACTCCATTGAGGTCGATTGAACGCACCTCGTTACCAGGCGCTACATTGTTGTTCTCGCCATGGTGGCCATATTTGGCATCCACGTTCAGAGGGGCTGACTGGGAATTTGACATTTTGAACTTTAGCCTGAAATTAGagatacttcaaagaacaagtgtaaaatagagtGTGTTATGGGAATTTGTATCAAATTACCGCTATTATCCcaagccccacggtgggcgccaaactatttaccctcaaaatcgaataacaattaaatttgtaagtgaTTTTATGGATACGCAGATTGATTCGATACAAAGCGATAAATTAAGTCAATATTGAACAAACAAAGATAAAAGAAATTCAAACCACACGAGTAGGATAGTTCCAGCCATAGCGAAATAGTCACCCTTGATCCGGGCTCACCACGGCCGGCACTGATGAACAAGAGAAAAAGCTAATAACAGAGAAAATAATGGTATATTACTTTGAAATGTGTGTTACAATGTGTTTCATGAATTaccagaccccctttatatagtagaggagtcTTACTTTAGTTACAACTCTATGAATAGTAAAAAATCTTCTGATTAATTGATTGTCGTTTCCTTATCGATACGTGCCGAGATCCCCGTCGTGATACCTGACCGGTCGGGATATTTCGGCCTTCTATTGGCTATGCTTGATTGTCCGACAATGTTCTGCGAAGTGGTTCGAGGTTAGAACCGACCCGGAACCATGACCCAAATATTCTCGAGGGCATGCGTCATGCCCCCGGATTCTGACTCGACGAAACTTTCGCCTCAATATCAGTCCTTTGTCATCATGTCTCGAGCCTGGCTTATCTTATCGGAGGCCGGGTTTACTATGATCTCAATTTTACCCGTATACAAGTGACACCAGAAATTAAAGCAACTTTTAGATAgattatttaaaacttagccagtTTATAAGTCAGATTTGGCAAATTTCACACTGCTTTcttttcctcctcctccttcttaaGATGTTGCCGAAGCTTAATTTGACATGAAATTACGCCTCTGGTAGTTCAAACTTCACACGGTCTGAAGTTTGATTCTAAGATGGctaaattttaaaaacaaatgtaaattttaactatttttaaaataataatccTAAAAACGTATATTTGTGCACTTCGCATGTCTACACCATTGTGGACCTAGCTACCTTATAAGTCTCGGTAGTTGGGCCTCAGTCTTCTTAGAATAATGTGTAAATTACACTAAGAAATGATGCTACATGAACTTTTTCTAAACACTGTTTATATTTTGACCCtgctaaaaattattttttaaaaatagtcTCGCACCAGAATTTTAAGCATGCTCCTAAAGATTACCAAATTTTTGAAGCATCAGGAATTCTGTGACGATCACTATAATTTACAGCCACAGCGCTAAAAAAAATCTAGCGATCACCATAATTGCTGCAAAGGAAAATCGAGCCCAACCTGCTTTAAAATTCTGGCACGGGACTTTTTCCTAAAACTTCTATTactggaaaaaaaaaactaattgtagcaccaaaatatcctatttgtcCAAATTCGAGCCCACATTCCACTTGAGGTTGCTATTTCAGCCATAGAAAATCAAAGGACCGCAAATATGTAGCAGAGTAGTGCCTGCTGCCAGTGTAATTCCTGTTTGAAGTTCAAACTATATATAAAACTTGAGATTTTATCAAATATACGTTTATATAAACAGTTCTGAATCCGTTTTTGTTATTAATAACTGGAGATTATCGTGCAGTGCTGCATTGTGGTGCAATATTTTGTTTGCTGATAACTCATTCACCTAGAGAATGGTGAGTGCTAGTTTTTACTTAGTTCAGCAGTAAAAACTTGCCCACATCGAACATTTACATTATATCTATATTGATGCATGACATTTGTTTGTGCATACactgcttttactaaatcatggtcaattattacatatttttacCTCGTTAAATCACATAATTATGGTAACTTAATACTATAATTTAGTGTAAATATTTGGTGTGGGTAAGTCTTAGCTaactttattttatttcttacCGTGCAATAACTAAGCCGCGGTGCAGCCTTTCTCCTTATTGAATTTAAGATTGATTTGGTAGCTTCACTCTCGTCGAGGTTGTAATAGATTATGAGCAGTTTTGTAGTGAATTCCTGATTACGAAATTTGCAGTTCTGAGTATTGTAACTTTAGCTTCGAAAAGTAAATATAAATGACTAGTAGTTGACGTTCATAATATAGACGGTCGATAATTGACCTTTAATTAAGTCCATTTGGAACAACGTTTTTATACGTATTGGATAAAAGAAAATGATCCAACAAAAGTCTTTTGTGTTATATTTAAAGAGCTCTTATCATGTGATTAAAATAACATTTGTAAAAAATTAGATCTCCCGCTATATATCATCTCTGAACTCAACAAAATCAGGCAAACAAGCAGTGAGAAGGGACGATGATAGCATGAATTCTCGTCCCAAAGATGAGAATttattaaaagataaaaatggcTACTTTTGCGAAAATAACCTTTCGGTACTTCCGGAAAGGTTCAAAGCTACTTCGACAAAAATGGCCAGACATAAGGGCAAAATGGTAAAAGATGAATAAATATGGATAAAGTAACTATTTTTACAAAAacggcccttcagcacttccCAGTAAGATGTTAAGGTTGTCTTGGCAAAATAGCCGGAACATGAAGGCAAGACAGTAAAAAGGTGACCAAAATAGGCTCTctttttcgaaaattttatgcACATACAGAATTTTTATGCTCCCTTTTTTTGAAAAGTGTGGGCTGAACCCGATGGaggttacctacgtatctcacatccggtgataATCAAACTCGTGTGGTTCGGTAAAACTAGGtacttttcccttttgtttttcttaatGAATATTAATCTTTACAACTCACACCAGACTactacaaaatatatatttttttattttaaaaaaaaggtttATTTGCACTAAACTAGGagaattattctttttttttccttttttttaataattctgcTACATAATTTTCTAAAGTCGGTCGACAATGCAAGTAAGCCTTCCAAATAATGTATCAAGTAGCACATACgtgaacatgatggtctcaaGAAGGATACCTGTCTTATACGGACCCGGCCCCTATGCCgagtttcgctaagtcaaatgcacgtgatgcaaataaagcgAACCTACCAGGAATACCCGGCATGAGGTTTgttcttctaggtttaaatccttgtggagaaggtatctagactgacttactcgagcggacaactcgagccgaggagggccAGTGTACCGGTAGCATTGCTTTCCGGCTTAACTGGTGGTGCTCCCCGCCTAAAACATGTGTGACTAAAATCCTTCACCGGGTGACAAGCACCTCGACTATCTCAAAGAAAGCGGGCTATGTCAAGCAAATGCCCAATTTTAAATTtcaagaagactcagagggggtgcgtgagaagacagtttatatgtacagttcaacaatatTGAAACAGTAAAAAGCGAACAGgtagcacattaggcacaaataaatcacaatatatacaaaattaataaaatcaaataaaagtcagcatgtacaagctcgaattctggttaggtccccagcagagtcactagagctgtcacaccccttttctaccccCGCAAAAAGAATATATGTGTTATGGatttgtgggttaaagagttttttcaattaagtGACAATTTTAAAATAGGAATTATTTTATtgttcaaagtcgccacttggaattgatttttgggtgttgcaagtcaccttttatttgaatcccttatTCAAAGGAAAAtttgactcttttattattggtctgcgaaaacaaagtccgggtaaggaattatgttgaccGGGAGAAGGTgcaaggcattccccgagtctcgtggttctagcacggtcgttttATTGATTTAAAACTTagcttgaattaattttggacaaactgtgatttatatgattttcatgttttacctatccgtttttatctcttgattatttagaaaaattaaagaatattttgaATAACAGGATTcataaccacactacgcaagcgaatacgtgatcgacgaaatttattatttagtcataacagcactacgcaagcgaatccgcatTCATGACAAACGATTATTAGCACGTTATTTACTTATGAAAAATTACTATAATTATGCTTTGAGGAAAAATTAACTTTTTgaaaatttattaaatgtcattaccgcgctacgcaagcgaatccgcgaTTTTTAGCTAAGGATTaactaaattaaaaaattgaCTAAGACTAACAAATATGTCATGAAATTATTGAATTAATTTATTGAACGTTGAACATCATGCTACACAAGCGATTCCGTGAATAAAAAGATTAAAGCGTGCCTACTAATTCCGTGAGCTAAAGAATGAACTCTTTTAGATATAACTTCCGAATTCTGTCACCACTAATGAATGTGACGAGATATCATCCAAAAGAATGACGCAACATCAACACGGTCCAAATTATTGAAGAAATGCAATTACATCTTCGTGGGCTGCTACATCATGACTTTTTGTGCCATCAATCATTGATTTTACGTATAATTTTCATCGTTTTCATCATTTTATTTTCCATCTTCAGTACAAATTACAATAGTAGTTGAAACTATGGTTTACACTTGAATTTCAAACTATCCTGACCTCATTCCTGACGCTATTGCCTAACCCCAAGATTCATATTTGTAATACTAAAATAGTAAAATGTCTAGGAATATATTTGAATAAAATAGAACGGGGCACTGGCAGTGGGTAAGATACTAAGATCATGTGAGTTACTGATTAAAGGAAGATGCAAcatcttgaagatttgaagaaaaagaagagcCAATTGGCACATTTCAAATAGTAATAATTTAAGAATTTCAAAACTAGTTTAGTGGATAAGAAATTAAACAAGTGTAGTTGAAAATATTTACACAGGTAAGGTGAGTTGTTTTTTGCAGAAGCGCAGATCCCAAAGTATGGGAGGAAGGTTTTCACCACTATGGATTTCAATATGgaatggatatatatatatatatatatgacactTTGGGTTTTGCAGTGCTTTGCTCTGCAAATTTTACCAACTTTGCATGTACCAAGCAAAAATGAATCATGCTTTTAATAAAGAAtccaatttaaaataaaacaaataaactAATACAGTAAAATATTTTAAGGTACCAAATTATAGAAAACCGAAGATGAGTGAGAGAGCACCCAACTAAAGAAACCAACTAAAAATACTACATGGGGAAGGAAATAAATATAACTTGATGAAGCTTAGCCTTAGTGACTTGAGGAAAATTTTCTATTACAACTTCAGATATTAGAAATGAAATCCAGAAACTTTCTTTTAAGGAATCCGACCCATTTGGATGGATTTCAATACTAACTTGAAGATAACAAGAAAATTCTAGCTCGGCTTAAGCACCGATGTGTAGTATACAACGCAATACACGAACTGGGAACGAAAAAGAAGTTTCAACAACATCATATCACCTGAAGGCTTAAAGCGTTCATATATCCATTTACGACATGACACAAGTCAGTATATTGCTTCCCTTGCCCCTTAGCAATTAAACAATCAAAGCAGCTTTAAACTTTAGAAGAAACTGAGACTTAATGACATTAAATATGACAATGAAATATTGATTCGTGAAGTTAAGCACTCTATTCATACACTTATGAGCCAAACATCCGACAAATATGGTGAGGCAGTTTCAAAATATGATTAACACATTCATGACTTTACTTCAGCTGAATAAAATTacattaagaaagagaactagaAGAGTACCTAGTTGCAGAAGTTAACCAACAGTGAAGAACTTTGGTTTAAAGCGACTAACATTctcagcagtaacaacaacaaatcaGCAGCAGATTTCAGCCCAAGAAAATGACCCAGAAGCACCTTGAGACCCGACAAATTCAAAGAAGAAAGAATCCCAGGACTAACTCTAATAACTTTAGTTTCTTGAAAGGTTTTTTTTCAGAAATCTCACACAAAAGCactcaaatttcagcttacttTCTTGATTTTCAGCTTTCTATTGGATATGTTTAGCTGTTGATTTTTACTCTCAAAGTTGGGTTTTTAGTGTGTAAAACATCTAGCAGCTGTGTGATAGATTATGTATGTTTAGTGTGAAAGAATGACCTCTTTAAGTAGGAAAAAATAGGTCCTTTTGGACAGATTTTGATTCaccaaaaatctgtccaaaaggACTAACTTTTGTGTGCCAAAACAGTCATTTTTTCACCAAATTCTGACACAAAACAGAGCAGTTCCATTTCCAGCATGTTTAAACAGTAAAATCCCCAACAAACACGTACTCAAGTTTTCAGCTTTTATCTATACATGACTGAAATTCAGCTTATACACTCAAACTCCAACCAAATATGAACTAGCAAAGTAGAAACAAGATTCAAAATGCAATCGAA
This genomic stretch from Nicotiana sylvestris chromosome 9, ASM39365v2, whole genome shotgun sequence harbors:
- the LOC138877758 gene encoding uncharacterized protein encodes the protein MPKIPKYNGTTNPNEHVTSYKCAIKANDLEDDEIDSVLLKMFGETLSNGVMIWYHNLPPNSIDSFAMFADSFMKEHVGAIKVKTRKSDLFKVKQKDNEMLREFVSRFQMERIDLPPVADDWDIHTFTQGLNVQSSLASQQLKQNLVEYPAVTWVGMHNRYQSKIRVEDDQLGAPFGSFI